A part of Halodesulfovibrio marinisediminis DSM 17456 genomic DNA contains:
- a CDS encoding restriction endonuclease subunit S, translating into MGKYKPYPEYKSSGVEWLREVPEKWSVKRLKFAVPDVTVGVVVNPSTYFDDNGKIPFLRGVDVERDSICLRKVKYITEESNEYLAKSQLFEGDLVSIRVGYPGVTAVVPSELDGANCASLLVIRKPHELPSRLLCYQINSQVGIEQIRLLQQGAAQEQINVSDVVNYFVVCPPVDEADIITAFLDHETAKIDRLIEKQEKLIELLKEKRQAVISHAVTKGLNPDAPMKDSGVEWLGEVPEHWEVKPLGYLGVCQNGINIGADSFGSGFPFVSYGDVYKNRILPVQVSGLVESTVDDRKRYSVEAGDVFFTRTSESVEEIGFVATCFKSIPDATFAGFLIRFRPDTRELLKEFSAFYFSSQLLRAFFVKEMNLVTRASLSQDLLKRLSVPIPSREEQEGIAGYLEKKDALFSKLLAKAEGAISTLKERRTALISAAVTGKIDVRDWNKD; encoded by the coding sequence ATGGGTAAGTACAAGCCGTATCCAGAGTATAAGAGCTCAGGTGTTGAATGGTTGAGAGAAGTTCCAGAGAAGTGGAGTGTGAAACGATTAAAGTTTGCAGTTCCAGACGTCACAGTTGGGGTTGTTGTTAATCCATCAACATATTTTGATGATAACGGGAAGATACCATTTCTTCGTGGTGTAGATGTTGAGAGAGACTCTATTTGCTTACGCAAAGTAAAATATATTACTGAAGAAAGTAATGAGTACCTTGCTAAATCCCAATTGTTTGAAGGCGATCTTGTATCTATTAGAGTTGGATATCCTGGGGTGACAGCTGTAGTTCCTAGCGAATTAGATGGTGCAAATTGTGCATCATTGTTGGTAATTCGCAAGCCTCATGAGTTGCCGTCTCGGTTGTTATGTTACCAGATTAATTCACAGGTTGGGATTGAACAGATACGCTTATTACAGCAAGGCGCTGCTCAAGAGCAGATAAATGTCTCTGATGTGGTTAATTACTTTGTAGTTTGTCCGCCTGTGGATGAGGCAGATATTATTACCGCATTCCTCGACCACGAAACAGCAAAAATTGACCGCCTCATCGAGAAGCAGGAAAAGCTTATCGAGCTGCTTAAAGAAAAACGGCAGGCGGTAATTTCTCATGCTGTAACTAAAGGGTTGAATCCTGATGCACCAATGAAAGACTCCGGCGTTGAATGGCTGGGAGAAGTGCCTGAGCATTGGGAGGTTAAGCCTCTTGGTTATCTTGGAGTTTGCCAAAATGGCATTAATATCGGTGCCGATTCATTTGGTTCAGGCTTTCCATTCGTTAGCTATGGTGATGTGTATAAAAATAGAATTCTTCCTGTTCAGGTTTCGGGACTTGTTGAGTCAACTGTTGACGATAGAAAACGGTATTCTGTTGAAGCAGGGGATGTGTTTTTTACAAGAACTTCTGAGTCAGTTGAAGAAATTGGTTTTGTTGCAACTTGTTTTAAATCAATTCCGGATGCAACATTTGCCGGCTTTTTAATTCGGTTTAGACCTGATACTCGTGAGTTATTAAAAGAGTTTTCTGCTTTTTATTTCAGCAGCCAATTGTTGCGAGCATTTTTTGTTAAAGAAATGAATTTAGTAACTCGCGCTTCTTTAAGTCAGGATTTACTGAAAAGACTTAGTGTTCCAATTCCATCGAGAGAGGAACAGGAAGGAATTGCAGGTTATCTCGAAAAGAAAGATGCTCTTTTTAGCAAGTTGCTTGCTAAAGCAGAGGGGGCGATAAGTACCCTCAAAGAACGTCGCACCGCCCTTATTTCCGCAGCCGTTACAGGTAAGATTGATGTGCGGGATTGGAATAAGGATTAA
- a CDS encoding endonuclease NucS domain-containing protein, with the protein MSLELGMWNIDGNTANKVSAAKMESEAKLEDILAADISIASPDWMLVGRQVQTDYSGRIDLLAVDRGGKLIVLELKRDKTPRDVVGQVLDYASWVKELPQERIADIYAKYQSSVHGDAKTSLDDAFLKKFNHTVLPDNYLTQHEAVVVASELDDSTERIITYLSETHGVPINAVFFRIFQDNNQQYLTRAWFRDPTIVVEDEAQSTASSWNGEFYVSLWSSFKWDVGEKHGFIAAGGGPWYSRTLWSLEKGSRVWVNLVGSGYVGVGTVMDAPVLASKFLVQDENGNEVPLTQADEYGVKLAENDGTEEAFYLVRVKWEKTVPKDKAIRETGFFGNQNSVCRPRTPKWNHTVSRLKTRLDIAE; encoded by the coding sequence ATGTCGCTTGAACTTGGTATGTGGAATATAGACGGGAATACGGCAAATAAAGTTTCAGCTGCGAAAATGGAGTCTGAGGCAAAGTTAGAAGATATATTGGCTGCTGATATATCAATTGCGTCACCTGACTGGATGTTAGTGGGCAGGCAAGTTCAGACTGATTATAGCGGGCGTATTGATCTACTTGCTGTTGATCGTGGTGGGAAATTAATCGTGTTGGAACTTAAGCGCGATAAGACACCGCGTGATGTGGTTGGACAAGTTTTAGACTATGCTTCTTGGGTGAAAGAGTTACCGCAAGAACGTATTGCCGATATATATGCTAAATACCAAAGTAGCGTACATGGTGATGCAAAGACATCACTTGATGATGCCTTTCTTAAGAAGTTCAATCATACTGTCTTGCCGGATAACTATTTGACTCAACACGAAGCTGTTGTTGTAGCATCTGAGTTGGATGACAGTACAGAACGTATTATTACCTACCTTTCCGAAACACATGGTGTGCCTATTAACGCCGTATTTTTCCGAATCTTCCAAGATAATAATCAACAGTACCTTACTCGAGCTTGGTTCCGTGATCCGACAATTGTAGTGGAAGATGAAGCACAGTCTACAGCTTCTAGTTGGAACGGTGAATTTTACGTATCATTGTGGTCAAGTTTCAAATGGGACGTTGGAGAGAAGCACGGCTTTATAGCCGCTGGTGGCGGTCCTTGGTATAGTCGAACTCTTTGGAGTTTAGAAAAAGGAAGTCGTGTTTGGGTGAACTTGGTTGGCAGCGGGTATGTAGGAGTAGGTACCGTTATGGATGCTCCCGTATTAGCATCTAAATTTCTTGTTCAGGATGAGAATGGTAACGAAGTTCCGCTTACTCAGGCTGATGAGTATGGGGTTAAGTTGGCTGAAAATGACGGTACAGAAGAGGCTTTTTACTTAGTAAGAGTTAAGTGGGAGAAAACTGTTCCAAAAGATAAGGCGATACGAGAGACTGGCTTTTTTGGAAACCAGAACTCCGTTTGTCGTCCACGCACTCCAAAATGGAATCATACTGTTTCTCGACTTAAAACACGATTGGATATTGCAGAGTAG
- a CDS encoding endonuclease NucS domain-containing protein, producing MSLHKFSNNNTRLSPVEKTTFLDEGVLEVKHIQEALAVDIEILEQRVMVIAREYNKWAGSQKAIDILAIDQDGNLIVIELKRGTNDSTPDLQAIRYAGMVSVMSREDIVSTYQEYAKLETESEAEAVISAFLGGEIEEHSLGEKVRIFIVAQDFTDEVVATVLWLNTQGLDISCYTLSPYKHNDDLLLFSQRLIPLREASEWQGKFARKEREVRASNVKRDYTKFTVVCDGVKRGPLPKNRTILCIVKWLLEKGYASVDELKTLIGRFTNLELFADIVTDDAGTIIQGVDGYRKGRYFEKPEEIIHVGERTVVMSTQWGGEEFFTAMKLLKDKYGSFFECTESVR from the coding sequence ATGTCACTTCATAAGTTTTCTAACAATAATACTCGCCTTTCTCCTGTAGAAAAAACAACTTTTTTGGATGAAGGGGTCTTGGAAGTAAAGCATATTCAAGAAGCATTAGCTGTGGATATTGAGATTCTTGAGCAGAGGGTGATGGTTATTGCCCGCGAGTATAATAAGTGGGCAGGAAGCCAAAAGGCGATTGATATTCTTGCTATTGATCAGGACGGAAACCTTATTGTTATCGAGCTCAAACGCGGGACTAACGATAGCACGCCAGACTTACAGGCTATTCGCTATGCAGGGATGGTTTCTGTTATGAGCCGTGAAGATATTGTTTCGACATATCAAGAGTACGCTAAGCTCGAAACAGAAAGTGAAGCAGAAGCTGTAATTAGTGCATTCCTTGGTGGTGAAATTGAGGAACACAGCCTTGGTGAAAAAGTTCGTATTTTTATTGTTGCACAAGATTTTACGGATGAAGTGGTAGCAACGGTACTGTGGCTGAATACTCAAGGGCTGGACATTTCTTGTTACACATTAAGTCCCTATAAGCATAATGATGATCTGTTGTTGTTCTCTCAACGTCTCATTCCTTTACGCGAAGCTAGTGAGTGGCAGGGCAAGTTTGCTCGAAAAGAGAGAGAAGTGAGAGCAAGTAATGTGAAGCGTGATTACACTAAGTTCACTGTTGTTTGTGATGGAGTTAAGCGTGGGCCTTTACCAAAAAACAGAACTATTTTGTGTATTGTTAAGTGGTTGCTTGAGAAAGGCTATGCCTCTGTAGATGAGCTTAAAACGTTGATTGGTAGATTCACGAATCTAGAGTTGTTTGCTGATATTGTTACTGATGATGCAGGGACAATTATTCAAGGCGTGGATGGATATCGCAAAGGGCGCTACTTTGAAAAGCCGGAAGAAATTATTCATGTAGGTGAGCGAACTGTTGTTATGTCTACTCAGTGGGGCGGAGAGGAGTTTTTTACTGCAATGAAGTTGTTGAAAGATAAGTATGGCTCTTTTTTTGAATGTACTGAATCTGTCCGGTAG
- a CDS encoding type I restriction endonuclease subunit R — translation MADAREKKFQSDIVDALVKQGWVEGTAGRYNREYALYPEDCLAFMKGAFPDQWDKFCIKYSEDTERYFIRSVSKQLDKKGTLSVLRKGFKDRGAQIQLCRFMPDHGLNPQTVQQYSKNILRVVPEVTYSPHGYGGRLDLVLFVNGIPVATLELKSDFKQPIENAITQYKKDRPHIDPATRRPEPLFAFGKRALVHFAVTQNEVAMCTKLLGLDSFFLPFNKGTLEGGKGNPQPKEGYATAYLWNEVMQPDNWLRILGRFLHLERKEKERWDGTKYTHETLIFPRFHQWAAVTKLIDTAREEGTGHKYLIQHSAGSGKSNSIAWTAHQLASLRNEQDQKIFNSVIVVTDRTVLDAQLQETIGQFEHASGVVCCINRDKGGAKSNQLADALESNTPIIIVTIQTFPFVLEMLQQRTTLQGRGYAIIADEAHSSQTGNTARQLREVLSVEEKEEDDEFSVEEKLDALVESRKASKNISYFAFTATPKAKTLETFGRLPKPALPPSKTNLPEAFHVYTMRQAIEEGFILDVLRNYTTYNMACKLGLQTGAGEEEVDAKKGATTLAKWVKLHPHNISQKVQVILEHFRKNVAPLLNQQAKAMVVTDSRKAAVRYKLAFDKYVAENRDICGNISAMVAFSGEVIDHENAPEPFTETSMNPGLHGRDMREAFDTDEYQVMIVANKFQTGFDQPKLCAMYVDKKLGGVDAVQTLSRLNRTYAGKDTTFVLDFVNDPADILKAFKPFYKTAELADVSDPNLAADLKDKLDDQHIYYWDEVEAFVEAFFDPKSTQDVLLRHCRPAVDRFKTRYIEAMDVIRKAQQAVQHAKQSGDDVAIRNADFSLKEALKAKDVLDTFKKDLASFIRFYEFSSQIIDYGDREFESLTIYARHLINLLRDEQLHEEIDLSDVVMTHYRLSKQRVRELQLSEGEDVPLLPTDAIGTRTAKDRKKEALADLIEKMNAIFAGDFTEGDLLNYARTIMDKVGEDQRVVEQIANNTPEVAMKGDLPNVVQKAVIDSMGIHKDLAMQVLSNEQVRRSFVRVLLEMLCEGPKEAV, via the coding sequence ATGGCGGACGCACGAGAAAAGAAGTTTCAAAGTGACATTGTAGATGCACTTGTAAAACAGGGGTGGGTTGAAGGTACAGCAGGCAGGTACAACAGAGAGTACGCGCTGTATCCTGAAGATTGTTTGGCATTCATGAAAGGTGCGTTTCCTGATCAGTGGGACAAGTTCTGTATTAAGTATTCTGAAGATACAGAACGGTACTTTATTCGGAGTGTTTCAAAACAGCTGGATAAAAAAGGGACGCTCAGTGTATTGCGTAAGGGCTTCAAAGACAGAGGCGCTCAGATACAACTATGTCGCTTTATGCCGGATCATGGTCTAAACCCTCAAACTGTTCAGCAGTACTCTAAAAACATTTTACGTGTAGTGCCGGAGGTAACCTATTCTCCGCATGGGTATGGCGGTCGCCTTGATCTTGTGCTGTTTGTGAATGGTATTCCAGTTGCCACACTAGAGCTGAAGTCAGATTTTAAGCAGCCAATAGAAAATGCCATTACGCAGTATAAAAAAGATCGTCCTCACATTGATCCTGCCACAAGGCGTCCCGAGCCTTTATTCGCATTTGGCAAACGTGCGTTGGTTCATTTTGCTGTAACGCAAAATGAAGTAGCCATGTGTACAAAGCTACTCGGACTAGACTCTTTTTTCCTTCCTTTCAACAAAGGCACATTGGAAGGCGGAAAAGGCAACCCACAGCCTAAAGAGGGCTATGCTACAGCATATTTGTGGAATGAAGTTATGCAGCCTGATAACTGGCTGCGGATTCTCGGTCGTTTCCTCCATTTAGAAAGAAAAGAAAAAGAGCGATGGGATGGTACTAAATATACTCATGAGACGCTTATTTTCCCTCGTTTCCATCAGTGGGCTGCTGTAACAAAACTTATTGATACTGCTCGTGAGGAAGGAACTGGTCACAAGTATCTTATCCAACATAGTGCGGGTTCCGGTAAGTCCAACTCAATTGCATGGACAGCGCACCAGCTTGCAAGCTTACGTAATGAGCAGGATCAGAAAATTTTCAACTCGGTAATTGTAGTAACTGACAGAACTGTGCTTGATGCACAGTTGCAGGAAACGATTGGGCAGTTTGAACATGCCAGTGGCGTTGTTTGTTGCATTAATCGCGATAAGGGCGGTGCTAAGTCGAATCAGTTGGCTGATGCTCTCGAGAGTAATACGCCGATTATTATCGTAACGATTCAGACCTTCCCATTTGTTCTCGAAATGTTGCAACAGCGAACAACCCTGCAAGGGCGCGGATATGCAATTATTGCAGATGAAGCGCATTCTTCACAAACAGGCAATACCGCAAGACAGCTTCGCGAAGTGTTGAGTGTTGAAGAGAAAGAGGAGGATGACGAGTTCTCCGTTGAAGAAAAGCTGGATGCGTTGGTTGAAAGCAGGAAGGCTTCAAAGAATATTAGTTACTTTGCGTTTACTGCAACACCAAAAGCTAAAACTCTCGAAACATTTGGTCGGTTACCAAAACCTGCATTGCCGCCCTCAAAGACCAACCTACCTGAAGCTTTTCATGTCTACACTATGCGTCAGGCTATTGAAGAAGGCTTTATCCTTGATGTGTTGAGGAATTATACTACCTACAACATGGCGTGTAAGTTGGGGTTACAGACCGGGGCTGGTGAAGAGGAAGTTGACGCTAAAAAAGGCGCAACCACACTTGCTAAGTGGGTCAAACTTCATCCGCATAATATTAGTCAGAAAGTTCAGGTCATTCTTGAGCACTTCAGAAAGAACGTAGCACCGTTGCTCAACCAGCAGGCAAAAGCAATGGTAGTAACTGATTCCCGAAAGGCTGCTGTGCGTTACAAGTTGGCGTTCGATAAGTATGTTGCGGAAAACAGAGATATCTGCGGCAATATTTCTGCAATGGTGGCGTTTTCAGGTGAGGTGATTGATCATGAGAATGCACCTGAGCCGTTTACCGAAACAAGCATGAACCCCGGACTGCACGGGCGTGACATGCGCGAAGCCTTTGATACTGATGAATATCAGGTCATGATTGTTGCAAACAAGTTTCAGACAGGGTTTGACCAGCCTAAGCTGTGCGCCATGTACGTGGATAAAAAGCTTGGCGGTGTTGATGCCGTGCAGACCCTTTCCCGTTTGAATCGCACTTATGCTGGAAAGGACACGACGTTTGTTCTCGATTTCGTAAATGATCCAGCCGATATTCTTAAGGCGTTTAAGCCATTCTATAAAACTGCAGAGCTGGCTGATGTTTCTGACCCTAATCTTGCAGCAGACTTAAAAGACAAGCTGGATGACCAGCATATTTATTACTGGGATGAAGTAGAAGCATTTGTAGAGGCTTTCTTTGATCCTAAAAGCACGCAAGACGTGCTGCTGCGGCATTGTCGTCCTGCGGTGGATCGCTTTAAGACGCGATACATCGAGGCAATGGATGTCATTAGAAAGGCGCAGCAGGCTGTTCAACACGCAAAACAATCAGGTGATGATGTTGCCATAAGGAATGCTGATTTCAGCTTGAAAGAAGCACTTAAAGCAAAAGACGTGTTGGATACTTTTAAGAAGGATCTAGCCAGCTTTATACGGTTCTATGAGTTTTCGAGCCAGATTATCGATTACGGTGATCGAGAGTTTGAGTCTTTAACAATTTATGCTCGCCATTTAATTAACTTACTACGCGATGAACAGTTGCATGAAGAGATTGACCTTTCTGATGTCGTGATGACGCATTATCGTCTTTCAAAGCAGCGCGTCAGAGAATTGCAATTGAGCGAAGGTGAGGATGTACCCCTTTTGCCTACGGACGCGATCGGGACCCGTACTGCGAAAGATCGAAAAAAAGAAGCGCTAGCAGATCTTATTGAAAAGATGAACGCAATTTTTGCTGGCGACTTCACAGAAGGGGATCTGCTGAACTACGCCCGCACGATCATGGATAAAGTTGGCGAAGATCAACGTGTCGTTGAGCAGATCGCAAACAACACACCAGAAGTTGCAATGAAGGGTGATCTTCCTAATGTTGTCCAAAAAGCTGTAATAGACAGCATGGGCATCCATAAGGATTTAGCAATGCAAGTACTGAGTAATGAGCAAGTGCGCAGAAGCTTTGTACGGGTGTTGTTGGAGATGTTGTGTGAGGGGCCCAAAGAGGCTGTTTAA
- a CDS encoding DUF5655 domain-containing protein, translating to MSDIKLFDYSNGTVRELEPKNVDVEKKLQTLIENNMETFLGVRFLASEYSTGNRHRGRIDSLGLDENNCPVIIEYKRDVSENVINQGLFYLDWLMEHQAEFQLLVQGKFGEEVASNIDWSVPRLLCIAADFTRYDEHAVQQIERTIELIRYRLFDERYLMFELVNVPAAQKKRSVCSVATAVEIDADVCKHEEYLAKAPSGLVSVYESLCKQLQTLGEDVQVKQLKHYLAFKRLKNFATVVVNFGATFPNLYVYTKADLDSVEFVEGFTRDVSNIGHWGTGELEITIRTEEDIEKAMPLFRMSYERS from the coding sequence ATGAGTGATATTAAGCTGTTTGACTATTCCAATGGAACTGTGCGTGAACTTGAACCCAAAAATGTTGATGTAGAAAAGAAGCTTCAAACACTTATTGAAAATAACATGGAGACGTTTCTCGGTGTCCGTTTTCTTGCTTCAGAATATTCTACAGGTAACCGCCATAGAGGGCGCATTGATTCATTAGGACTGGATGAAAACAACTGTCCTGTCATTATTGAGTACAAGCGTGATGTCAGCGAAAACGTTATCAATCAGGGATTGTTTTATCTCGATTGGTTGATGGAGCATCAGGCTGAGTTCCAGTTACTCGTACAGGGTAAATTCGGTGAAGAGGTTGCTTCCAATATTGATTGGAGTGTCCCGCGCCTACTTTGCATAGCTGCTGACTTTACCCGCTACGATGAACACGCCGTACAGCAGATTGAAAGAACCATTGAGTTGATTCGTTACCGTTTGTTTGATGAGCGCTACCTAATGTTCGAGTTGGTGAATGTTCCGGCTGCACAGAAGAAGCGTAGTGTGTGCTCTGTCGCTACAGCTGTCGAAATAGACGCTGATGTATGCAAACATGAAGAGTATCTTGCCAAGGCTCCTAGCGGGCTTGTTTCTGTGTACGAATCACTATGTAAGCAATTACAGACATTGGGTGAAGATGTGCAAGTTAAGCAGCTTAAGCACTATCTTGCATTTAAGCGCTTAAAAAACTTTGCAACTGTAGTCGTGAATTTCGGTGCGACGTTTCCAAACTTGTACGTGTACACTAAAGCAGATCTTGATTCTGTTGAATTTGTTGAAGGCTTTACCCGCGACGTTAGCAACATTGGGCATTGGGGAACAGGTGAGCTTGAGATTACTATTCGTACTGAAGAGGATATAGAAAAAGCAATGCCGCTATTCCGTATGAGTTACGAGCGGAGCTAG